From a region of the Thiorhodovibrio winogradskyi genome:
- a CDS encoding GNAT family N-acetyltransferase, translated as MSAPVTATLLATGSDGMSTLRPATAADAERWDVYVIDHPLGTPYHRWAWKLALEDGYGLTTAYSLAEHPQHGIIGIHPAARLPHPLGRGQLCALPYCDRGEPLANDTDIAIALTTRLLEDESGPLEVRATQGNDTALDDHAIENLSPGQKVRLLLDLPHRAEDLFAGFKSKHRSQINKARKNGLTASVGSSIERIQAFYPVFARNMRDLGSPTHSRRWFAAIARHYGNDCLIGLVQHNDIIIGGGIVLLAGQRAAIPWASTLRDYNHLAPNMLLYWALLEAVIERGVQHFDFGRSGFGEGTYRFKTQWGARPVPLAWSKVVRSAQGIERLSALDPQPVQTRTAGALLRRSAETVWRSLPVPLTIALGARIRPWISL; from the coding sequence ATGTCCGCGCCGGTCACCGCCACCCTCCTCGCAACCGGATCCGACGGGATGTCTACCCTGCGACCCGCAACGGCTGCAGATGCCGAGCGCTGGGATGTCTATGTCATCGACCACCCACTTGGCACGCCCTACCATCGCTGGGCCTGGAAGTTGGCGCTTGAAGACGGGTACGGCCTTACCACAGCGTACTCTCTTGCGGAACACCCCCAGCACGGCATCATCGGCATTCACCCAGCCGCACGATTGCCGCATCCATTGGGTCGTGGCCAATTATGTGCCTTGCCCTACTGTGATCGCGGCGAACCCTTGGCTAATGACACTGACATCGCCATCGCGCTCACCACCCGATTGCTGGAGGACGAATCTGGCCCACTCGAAGTGCGCGCGACGCAAGGCAATGACACAGCACTTGACGACCACGCGATTGAGAACCTAAGCCCGGGGCAAAAAGTCCGTCTACTACTGGACTTGCCGCATCGTGCGGAAGACCTCTTTGCCGGCTTCAAAAGCAAACACCGTAGCCAGATCAATAAGGCCCGCAAAAACGGCCTCACCGCAAGCGTGGGTAGCTCGATTGAGCGCATTCAAGCCTTCTACCCGGTATTTGCGCGCAATATGCGCGATCTTGGCTCCCCCACCCATAGCCGACGCTGGTTCGCTGCCATCGCCCGCCACTATGGCAACGACTGTCTGATTGGGCTTGTGCAGCATAATGACATCATCATCGGTGGTGGCATAGTGCTCCTCGCTGGCCAGCGTGCGGCCATCCCCTGGGCATCAACACTGAGAGACTACAACCACCTGGCACCCAACATGCTGCTTTACTGGGCACTCCTAGAGGCGGTGATTGAACGCGGCGTCCAGCATTTCGATTTTGGTCGCTCCGGGTTCGGCGAGGGTACTTATCGCTTCAAAACCCAATGGGGCGCGCGTCCCGTCCCCCTCGCATGGAGCAAGGTCGTCCGATCCGCGCAAGGCATCGAAAGGCTAAGTGCGCTTGATCCGCAGCCAGTGCAAACCCGCACGGCGGGAGCTTTGCTGCGACGAAGCGCCGAGACGGTCTGGCGCTCTCTGCCCGTTCCGCTTACCATCGCCCTTGGGGCGCGTATTCGGCCTTGGATTAGTCTTTAG